In the Pseudochaenichthys georgianus unplaced genomic scaffold, fPseGeo1.2 scaffold_982_arrow_ctg1, whole genome shotgun sequence genome, tcgcctgcaatgcgagcgtggctttatcgaagaagggtcatgtaggagcggcatttcaaacggtgcacaaacgctacgagacggaatccCCTCCTAAttctacgctcccaaaaggggaggggcctgaaaggacagctaatggcgcatttccactgcagcgggtagccccgttgaagcgtccttaatcgtcctcaagcggccagtttttggtggcctttccatatagcgcagcgccggctagcgggtactttttccctctttttccggccccataaaaccgtggttctatcaggccagggctgaactagtgacgtcaacactctcgactgctgattggtcagagagaatcgtcacagatcatccctagcgccgcatatatatctagaagcaagcttgcagcatttttgtaaacggaggagctacaaaaatggcaacgttaaagaaaagcacaccgtggtcgaccgaggaggtgacgacgttcctacatctcattggggacgGTACAATCCCGCGggagccccgcctacactgcgttgctatagtaactaccccaggtcctaaactgtaatggaaatgtgccataaatgcacagcagtccatttccaccaggcccaacaactagagcaaggctgctccagagcatcttatcgtgtcagtcacgttcttgagaaacacatgaagtctttcaaagacggtgaagttgtgaaagaagcattcctggaggctgccgacgcgtaataaaaataacagtagcatttcaacaggtttttgatataataaaaactcaagttagataccgttattaatcagctgtaagtttgagtttgtttgaacttattcattataattattgtacaaaatggtataagaatgcaaacttaaattgattatagtctattatcaattcaggttaagaagctagtgttgctcgcatcctattttaaaggcatttattttatactcgactaaaatgcaacaaaaaagggtttgattctattaactttgtctcttttattgcacgttggcagcagattcctgagtagcttcagatctgagtcgtCTTATTAGGAAGCCTCATTGTAATGGCAAAGAacgggttcagagtcttttctttttgtccgtgtcatatgtggcagcactgttcaatgcttCTTGAAAACATgaccactgtagtgacgtgtgaataaactccaacactgttgtgtaacttcagttaaatacttgtatgtgtagattagattagaaagaggtgagataaaggatctgcagtattttatgaagtattaatcgtacgaaggtcagttttatacaagtagaagtgtgtattcacCTGGCAGTAGGccgtcagtaatggctacgcctctctacttGGAcgggtagatctcggcagactggcaacttcaaaagtagctctcggttcacaaaaggttgggcacccctggttttCTGTGTCAAATGCTTTTCGCAGGTCAAGGAACACTGCTCCAACTATCCCTCCTTCGTCTAACTTAGCCTTGATTCCTTCCACTAAATGGCAGCATGCCGTCTCAGTAGAATAATTGGTCCTAAAACCAAACTGCATGGGATGGAGTAGGTTGTTGTAGCTTAGGTGGGACCCCAGCTagactgaagcaatataaaactgagacccattaactgagttttgaacatcagcatatccggtcatagtccggtgattacctgctaacggaaactcttattattattgaaacatgaccggtaagtttcgaaTTTGTCGAGTAAAATAAATTAtttccggacatttgaccggcgagaaaagatcctagcggaaaccctggtatgtatgtatgtatgtatgtatgtatgtatgtatgtatgtatgtatgtatgtctgtatgtctgtatgtgtgtgtgtgtgtgtgtgtgtgtgtgtgtgtgtgtgtgtgtgtgtgtgtgtgtgtgtgtgtgtgtgtgtgtgtgtgtgtatgtgtgtatgtatgtatgtatatgtatgcatctatgtatgtgtgtgtgtatgtatgtatgtatgtatgtatgtatgtatgtctgtatgtatgtattaggggtgttgaaaataatcgtttctacgatgcattgcgatgcggacgtggacgattcggtctcgatgcagtgacggaagataatcggttatagagtagtaacgttgcttcctgattttccggccgaggttttactataacgttttttctgtcactttaatatcaaatcggtcggtgacgcagagatcagggaacagacgtgacagcggcacagcaacaccgaacacggagcagtctgctttatccaccaacacaacaccaccagtccagaacccacaGCAGAAGGAGGACccactctgaatcactccgtgtcgctgcggctcagagacacagacagagatttATGCTTTTCAAagataatcgcgttacaatcatgtcaggtttttggtggatttaatgaaGTCTTGgatgcagagtatgaatgtcctctagcaatttgcagacgatatatacgtgtgtaaagtttgtgaaggcaggaggaaaaaagcttccgcgatcactgtCTCCtgtccgttcctccaagccccgccccctccctgaaaataatgagtgacaggctgacagtgacccgatagaaactttattattcacttcatCACGGATTGAGATATAATGCAGCTAATttagtctcatacattcatgggattcatgtaacagtaagacagagaatgtgagtgtgcacccacatgcactattttagtttgtatatgctgttgtaaatactcctgttgtctgctgtgttcagactcaagtcctgtgtgtgatgcctcattcaggacattcagtgtcctttcttaacagaaggccgcggctagaagctgcagctagactgcagaagcattagctttttgtttttgaggatggaacaacttcacacacggaggctagacctatacaattcatttattttggtttataaattaatgtcaagacatttatgttattgatttctgaagcactttataaataataaaaagagagttcatatgtatttactgcatgtatgcattgatgaaaataagccatgtgcagtaatatagaaaattgaggatgcaacgcattagccgcgttcacactgcggtacttttcccacaaaggttcatgcgaacttagttcatgatcgcgttcacaccaaaaagagccggtactaaaagtagttcatgcgaaccttttgacccgctcgaaagtccctgctagagagcagggactttcgagcgggtctttttgagaaaagagctatatgtctgattggctggcggattgcaaaccacgccccgtaaaactcccaacaagttttgtgaagccgccattttattatcctcgcattagcatgattagcattagcattagcccagcgcagaaaagcagagagactaacttatggcaacacaaaataaaacatgggagcggtggagatgaggaggtgtcggcgttctggcgatttactcggaaggcttcagtagaagctgctgggactcccagcagcttctactgaagccttccccaactccggggacttccggccggggactccgggcggcagtatacgccgtgaagtggtttgcggcctgccagtaaacccaaagcagaagaagaagaagtgacgtcagcggcttcatttgcctaatcctccctcagggactttttctggtgtgaacgcgatctgtacttagttcatgagcactaaagagttcgcatgaacgaatgagaggggcggggctgacacacAGCCAGCTCAGGACACTCCGCGGGCACGTGCAGCCAAATTAATAATATAGCGACAAGCGGGAGACAACGTGTGACTTACTCGCGGGGAACTTAAAGTGAAATGGAATTGGTTACAAAAACCTACACATCTCGATTCTCCGGTGTGGCAGTGTTTTGGATTCAAGCCAAATCAACGAGGCCAACCAACGGACTTGAATGAGCCGGTGTGTCgcatttgtttaaaaaaggtaGCGACAAAAGCAGGCAATACAGCGCACTTTAAACTACACCTAAAACACAACCACCCCTTTCCGTTTCCCCAGCTGGGAGCGAACGCGCCAGCTGGAGATGGAGAGCCCCCACCTTCCAGACAGTTTACAATCCAAGATGCATTTGCCCGACAGTGCAAACATGTTGGTGTTCCTCGCTCGAAAACTTTGAAAAACAGATTTGGAAAAGGCCTGTTGAGGCATCTGGGTCTTTGTATGGACTGTACACTTGACACTTGATAttatattatcgtttatcgcaataatttccagaaaaatgtatcgtccaacaaaattaattatcgtgacaggcctatgtgtgtatgtaagtatgtatgtatgtatgtatgtatgtatgtatgtatgtatgtatgtatgtatgtatgtaagtatgtaagtatgtatgtatgtaagtatgtatgtatatgtgtatgtgtgtatgtgtgtgtgtgtgtgtgtatgtatgtatgtatgtatgtaagtatgtaagtatgtatgtatatgtgtgtatgtgtgtatgtgtgtgtgtatgtgtgtatgtatgtatgtatgtatgtatgtatgtatgtatgtatgtaagtatgtatgtatatgtatatgtgtatgtgtgtatgtgtgtaagtatgtacagtggggcaaacaagtatttagtcagccaccaagttctcccacttaaaaagatgagaggcctgtaatgttcatcctcGGTACACTTCAACTCTGAGAgacagatggggggggggggggggaagaatccaggaaatcacattgtaggactcttaatgaatgaattggtaaaataagtatttggtctcctccaaacaaacaagatgtctggctctcacagacctgtacctTCTCCTctcagagcctcctctgtcctccactcgttaactgtatcaatggaacctgtttgaactcgttatcagtataaaagacacctgtccacgacctcaaacagtcacactccaaactccactatggccaagaccagagAGCTGTCAAAGAACTCCAGAAACAcaatgtagacctgcaccaggctgggaagactgcatctgcaacaggtaagcagcttggtgtgaagaaacatacaagaccactgatcatctccctcgatctggggctccacgcaagacctcaccccgtggggtcaaagtgatcacaagaccggtgagcaaagatccagaaccacacgggggaccgagtccatgacctgcagagagctgggaccagagtaacaaaggctaccgtCAGTAACACAcgacgccgccagggactcaaaccctgcagtgccagacgtgtccccctgcttaagccaggacacgtccaggcccgtctgaagtgtgCTAGAGAGCCTTTAgaggatccagaagaggattgggagaatgtcatctggtcagatgaaaccaaaatagaactgtttggtaaaaactcaacgtgtttggaggagaaagaatgctccaaagaacacctgctgtgaaacatggggctgGAAACATCGTGCTTTGGggctttctgcaaagggaccaggacgactgatccgtgtaaaggaaagaatgaatggggccatgtatcgtgagattttgagcgacaacctccttccatcagcaagggcattgaagatgaaacgtggctgggtctttcagcatgacaatgatcccaaacacaccgcccgtgcaacgaaggagtggcttcgtaagaagcatttcaaggtcctggagtggcctagccagtctccagatctcaaccccataggaaatctttggagggagttgaaagtccgtgttgcccagcgacagccccaaagcatcactgctctagaggaggtcTGCATGGAGGAACGGGCCAAAGCACCAGCAACAGTGAACACCTCGTGGAGACTTACAGaacacgtttgacctctgtcattgccaacaaagggtaaataacaaagtattgagatgaacttttgttattgaccaaatacttattttccatcatttgcaaataaattctttgaaaatcagacaatgtgattttctggattttcttttcttctcattctgtctctcagagTTGAAGTGTACCAGGATGatcattacaggcctctcatctttttaagtgggagaatttgcacaattggtggctgactaaatacttttttgccccactgtatgtatgtatgtatgtgtgtatgtatgtatgtatgtatgtctgATAGCCATTGAATCTTTGAAGTGTGATGCTAAGAAGCTAACCTCCTGGCTTAAGCTACGAAAACAAAAGTACATTGtgaagagggtttcatcctccAGTTATAGTCGAACAACCCTGGCTGCTATATCTTCACGACTGGTGcgggatgtgtattttgtaaattgtgtgatttttttttatgcACGCTTCTTAGTTTCATTTCATTTGGACTTGTTTCGTTCACGGTACGCACAACTTAAtgtaaaacaattatttccaaCACATGTCTCTAGAAAAGAATCGTGTTATTTGGCTTTACTGCCTCTCTCAAACAATGCTGATAAATACATAGAAAGAGACGACAGTTCAGTGaacatgaagctgtctctggcttttctgctgtaacaaatgtaaatgtcccctacTCTGAAAACAACCACCCCCTACCCCTCTGAGGGCCTCTCtctctgccacacacacacacacacacacacacacacacacacacacacacacacacacacacacacacacacacacacacacacacacacacacacacaccacacacacacacacacacacacacacacacacacacacacacacacacacacacacacacacacacacacacacacacacacacacacacacacacacacacacacacttggagtGCTTGTTAAGTAGTGAGTGAAGCAGCTGGCCCTCACAACAAAAGCAACACATGCCGTCTCTTTTCACGCAAGGCAGCGCACATTAAGCTGCAGCGTGTGCCTGTTAAAACGGCGGGCGACTGTTGAGCTAAAAACaaaaggagcacacacacacacacacacacacacacacacacacacacacacacacacacacacacacacacacacacacacacacacacacacacacacacacacacacacaccacacacacacacacacacacacacacacacacacacacacacacacacacacacacacacacacacacacacacacaacaacagaaGCTTCTCAAAGATCTTTTTTTTGGTCCTCCAGGGTCAGCGATGGCGTTGACAACTGCTTGACTTAACAATTTCAAGGTCGCTTGACAAAAAAAATTGAAGCGCCAAGGGTCCTATTCTCCCCCCCCCAAATCTGAAGTAacgttacaattaaaaaaatggaGGGAGCGTAAGAAGAGTAGGGGTTCAACTACTGTTACACGTTTTACAGCGCTGTAAACAGACTCCATTTATATGGCTGTTAAACTTTAGTATTGAAATGTAAAATAGGCTGGAACGACCAAAGCAATGAAACGCTGTACATTACAACTTCCTCCTAACGGGCATTATGGGCCAGAAGCGAAACACACCATCAAGCTGTTAAAGCTGACGATGGACGCTTTGGGAAACTTCAAACCGAAACTATAGCAAATAAAACTTTGCTTTAGGGCCAGGACGCACATCAACCGCCTCGTGTAAGATTAGCTTCTCGATGACTCAAACTCCCACTGCACATTTTACACTTCTATTCAACTTCATTTGTAATCATCCCATCCCGGGCacaattaatgtgaatataatATCCTGCTTGTATTTTGTCATCTGTATTTCTATTTCAGAAAGattttggattgtttatttctagtcttttgtGCACAAGTCTTTTTAAGctacaacgcaaacatttccccaatcaacttgggatcaataaagtacttatcTTATTCTTATATCTTATTACAACACAGATAGAAATGCCTGAGTGTCAAGCTCAGCattaaggttgcactcaaagggccggttgtaactttaagatatataaaaacacatgtataaatatttaatatatataaaataatgtattattacattacacgtcacttgttagacacttttagtTTCTtgacttgagtttgacacccctgcctcaAAGCATCATGTTGGTGTGTTCTGGCAGGGTGTATGTGGTGCATTCAAGTGTGTCAACACTCACGATGGGCGCAGTACTCTCCGGTCCATCCCTCCAGACAGACCCGGCTCCCCGTCTCGTCGCAGGTGTAGTGGCCGAAGGTGTCGTTGCGCGGGCGGCAGTAGGCAGAGCACTCCTCCCCGTGGTAGTGTTCGTTACAGAGCACGTGGTAGGAGTACCGGAGCTCGCTCTTGTTACTGAAGTCCACGTCCTGCGACCACTCCTCTCCAACGGTGAGTCTGCGGCGCGTCGCGAGGCGGCTGATCAGATTGTTCTGGTTATCTTGAGGGGAAAGCATTATTAACATGTGTGCCAAATGAGATGCTGGAAGTgtgaataatgtgtgtgtgtgtgtgtgtgtgtgtgtgtgtgtgtgtgtgtgtgtgtgtgtgtgtgtgtgtgtgtgtgtgtgtgtgtgtgtgtgtgtgtgtgtgtgtgtgtgtgtgtgtgtgtgtgtgtgtgtgtgtgtgtgtgtgtgtgtgtgtgtcgccccCTTGCGGTGCAGAAGCCACGTACCTGTGGACTCAATCCCTGAAGACTCCGCGTTCCAGGCTTCGATGATCAGAGAGAAAGTCCCCTGGAATCACATTGAAACAAAAGATCCATTAATGACCAGAAACATGACTTTGTCTTTCTGTCTTTTCCTCGTGCACATTTAGCTCCTGCTGGTTTGTGAGCTTTACTTTCATCATTCATGCTAGAAGTGGATCAATGAGAAGCGGCATCACTTATGCAGCCTTTAAGTGCACACTGTGGAGTGTGTGAAGCACGCACTCTCAAGGCGTTAGACTTCTGAGGCCAAAGCGCGTGATTTCTGTCACCTACCGGCCATTTGAAGTGAAACAGCACCCTGATGGGCGCGCTACTGGAGATGGATTTGGGGTCCGCGCCGAAGATGTCCGTGAGCGCGGTCCCGTACGTGCACGGGGGCTCCGGGTTGATAACGTCCTGCGAGTGTTTGAGGCACACCCGGAAAAAGATCTGGCAATCCCGGGTCTGGAAGCCGCACACACCCCGCGAGCTGGAGAAGGAGTTGATCTTCAGCTCGAAGACTCCGGAGGAGAGAGTCTGGAAGGAGAGACACTGAGCGTTATATCATTTCCTCACgcggattaataaagtatgtcACGTGTCAAAGTGTGCGAGAACATAATGTGTATACATGAGAGGATatgaacacatgcacacacacgcacaaagtgGCCGTTTTGCAACATGCTTTAAAATGAAACCACTGGTTGTATCTGTGAATCGGGACTGCATCATCTAAGACATGCACGTGTGGTATTAAAATGCAATTGAAGTAAAAACATGGAGCTCGGAGTGTCTGTGCGTAAAAGCGCAGCTCTCCAAACCCCCCCTGCTCTTCAGAAAACATCGCTAGAATAACGTGGAAGCCGTTGGAGTGCAGGACACCAAGTGACGTCCTGCTGTCAGAGGACTCACCGTCTGCACACACAGCAGCGCCAGGACGCACGGCAGGAAGAAGCGCGCCATGTCGGGTCTCCAGGGCACGGAGCTCCGGAGGTCCTGATACACGTGAAGAATTTAAAATGCGTAAAATCCAAACGGGTCCGAAAGGAAAGCGGACAGCGCGTCAGGGAGGAAAGTCAACACTCAAGAAGACGCTCGTGGATGAGAAGGAGAGACAGAGCGGGCAGGTGAAGTGTGCGCGAGGAATGAGAGTAGAGCATATTCCGCTTGGCTGATGGACTCTGGACTGAAGCTGCTGCGGTTTCACCTCCCTTTTATACCCGCGAGAGCAGGGTGGCACGAGGGGgggtgagagagagggagggaggaggaggaggaggggggggggcgctgCAAAAAATATCCACCTTAAGGAGAAGCTAAGACTTCAGGCTGTATGGTCATTTAGAGGTGggaagtacaaatactttgttactgtacttacatgttcctggtatcagtactttactccactccTTTTTACTGTTACTTCTTACATTGTGAACACAGGTTTGTTACTTTAGTTTCATTAGGGTGAAGTgtgttgcccaaggacacacacgtatgggtactttttactgaagtacatttcaaagcccatacttctttactctTAAGAAGTtgagtcagtacttctaccagagtatttttaaacacgaggatctgtacttctgcttgagtaaaggatgtgtgcttCTGCCCTCTCTGCCTCAGAGTCAATCGGGCTCCTCCAGCAGCGCggcggggagggagggaggacatGAAACCACAACAGAGACAATGGCGCGAGGAGACCCGCTCGGATTCAGAGGCGTGTTGACATCAGTCAGGCAGACCCGCGAGAGGAGTCTGACTTGGTGTCGTGTGCAGACATACTAGTAAAACAAATCTATCTGCACACGGTGCAGCTTTGGGAATCCAGCAATGCACATGAATACAGATAACATGAACGGTGACAGCTCACTTCCTGTCTAACAGGAGGAGCGAGGAGTCCAGCCGACACGGAGCCCAGGCTGTTAtcagacatgtttttatttctcCAGGCAGAGAAGCAAACATGCAGCAACATGTACGCTCACTGCGGCGCGCACTTTCATTTGTTCCCGGAGGAATGTGTTTCCGGCGGCGGCCATGAAGCTCTGGGCGCTCGGCAACAAGCTGCGAGAATCACGGCTGTGTCCAAACACGCGCGCGCGTGGAGACACGTCTCCTGGTGCGTCTCTTTCGGTTGGCCATTTGTGTCGAGATGGACTTTATTTATCTCAATTAGGAAAACAAGGTTGTTGCAGATGCACAcaacaaaacaaggcattgcgcAATAAACAAGACGAGAGTAGAGAGACATCAGCATCAGAGATAAGACACGTGCACAGATGGACATGAAGACGCCATTGACCACCGACCTCTTCTCTTTATAAGATCACTCTTACGGCCTGTTTGACCCGGAAGCAATTCTAAAGTCACGaagatgtttgttttttttgcagtgtGGAGAGCCAAGGAGCAACATGCATGCTGGGAGGAggtagcgtgtgtgtgtgtgtgtgtgtgtgtgtgtgtgtgtgtgtgtgtgtgtgtgtgtggggggggggggggggggggggtgtaacaGGGGGCCCCGC is a window encoding:
- the LOC117444888 gene encoding delta-like protein B isoform X1, with translation MARFFLPCVLALLCVQTTLSSGVFELKINSFSSSRGVCGFQTRDCQIFFRVCLKHSQDVINPEPPCTYGTALTDIFGADPKSISSSAPIRVLFHFKWPGTFSLIIEAWNAESSGIESTDNQNNLISRLATRRRLTVGEEWSQDVDFSNKSELRYSYHVLCNEHYHGEECSAYCRPRNDTFGHYTCDETGSRVCLEGWTGEYCAHRRGRGLEERTGDSDRGSFFPPAFTNFTHVYIVCKLLEDIHTLHPRLH
- the LOC117444888 gene encoding delta-like protein B isoform X3 produces the protein MARFFLPCVLALLCVQTTLSSGVFELKINSFSSSRGVCGFQTRDCQIFFRVCLKHSQDVINPEPPCTYGTALTDIFGADPKSISSSAPIRVLFHFKWPGTFSLIIEAWNAESSGIESTDNQNNLISRLATRRRLTVGEEWSQDVDFSNKSELRYSYHVLCNEHYHGEECSAYCRPRNDTFGHYTCDETGSRVCLEGWTGEYCAHRRKPLHGVYCRPESPAGSPRSWGRLQ
- the LOC117444888 gene encoding delta-like protein B isoform X2: MARFFLPCVLALLCVQTTLSSGVFELKINSFSSSRGVCGFQTRDCQIFFRVCLKHSQDVINPEPPCTYGTALTDIFGADPKSISSSAPIRVLFHFKWPGTFSLIIEAWNAESSGIESTDNQNNLISRLATRRRLTVGEEWSQDVDFSNKSELRYSYHVLCNEHYHGEECSAYCRPRNDTFGHYTCDETGSRVCLEGWTGEYCAHPLCRSWTRSPVWFWIFAHRSCDHFDPTG